The proteins below are encoded in one region of Geobacter sp.:
- a CDS encoding HDOD domain-containing protein, with protein MGDKRQEILSIIKDTRSLPILPGIITKLNALAQNSKSSIQEMARLVSSDQVLSARVLRLVNSPSYGFYRVSTISNAMILLGIDVVKCLALSTSIFEIMEQNIMGLWEHSLGTGVAANVIACRLKLAETEEISTAGLLHDIGKVIIKLKFQDDYDQLLKLVEERDIYYNKAELELLGIDHSDVGGWLANSWYLPEKLVEPIMYHHDVSKAKNHQVKTAVVHLADVLVKASGFGFSGDDLVPQIQPLAWQRLNLNEQFLAELVEEIEDRLIDAKNFSMELQEGNETRT; from the coding sequence ATGGGAGACAAGCGCCAGGAAATCCTCAGCATCATCAAGGACACCAGATCCCTGCCGATCCTGCCCGGCATAATCACCAAGCTCAATGCCCTGGCACAGAACAGCAAATCGTCCATTCAGGAGATGGCCCGGCTGGTCTCTTCCGACCAGGTGCTGTCCGCCCGGGTCCTCAGGCTGGTCAACTCCCCTTCATACGGTTTCTACCGGGTCTCCACCATTTCCAATGCCATGATCCTGCTCGGTATCGACGTGGTAAAGTGTCTCGCCCTCAGCACCTCCATCTTCGAGATCATGGAACAGAACATCATGGGGCTCTGGGAGCACTCCCTGGGGACCGGCGTGGCGGCCAATGTCATTGCCTGCCGACTGAAGCTGGCCGAGACCGAGGAGATCTCCACTGCAGGGCTGCTCCACGATATCGGCAAGGTGATCATCAAGCTCAAATTTCAGGATGACTACGACCAGCTTCTCAAGCTTGTGGAGGAGCGGGATATCTACTACAACAAGGCTGAACTGGAACTTCTGGGCATCGACCATTCGGATGTGGGGGGGTGGCTTGCCAACTCGTGGTATCTGCCCGAGAAACTGGTCGAACCGATCATGTACCATCACGATGTGAGCAAGGCAAAGAATCATCAGGTGAAGACTGCCGTGGTCCATCTCGCCGATGTCCTGGTCAAGGCGAGCGGCTTCGGCTTCAGCGGTGATGACCTGGTTCCCCAGATTCAGCCTTTGGCCTGGCAGCGTCTCAATCTGAACGAACAGTTCCTGGCGGAGCTCGTCGAGGAGATCGAGGACCGGCTGATCGACGCGAAAAACTTCAGCATGGAGCTACAGGAAGGCAATGAAACCCGGACTTAG
- the ribB gene encoding 3,4-dihydroxy-2-butanone-4-phosphate synthase encodes MNQIPAHNTHSPTERMTLALAALRSGRGVLVVDDEERENEGDLIFAAESLTPEQMAMLIRECSGIVCLCLPDEKVRALELPMMVVSNTSRYQTAFTVSIEAAQGVTTGVSAADRVATVKAAIADDAQPGDLNRPGHIFPLRARPGGVLERQGHTEATVDLMRLAGLRPYGVLCELTNPDGTMSRLAEIVRFGEQHGIPLVTVADIVAHRLQGTVATAAGADHAAAFFPAAG; translated from the coding sequence ATGAATCAGATCCCCGCACACAACACCCACAGTCCTACGGAACGCATGACCCTGGCGCTGGCAGCCCTGCGTAGCGGCAGAGGCGTGCTGGTGGTGGACGACGAGGAGCGCGAAAACGAGGGGGACCTCATCTTTGCCGCCGAATCGTTGACCCCTGAGCAGATGGCCATGCTGATCCGCGAATGCAGCGGCATCGTCTGCCTCTGCCTGCCCGACGAGAAGGTCCGGGCCCTGGAGCTGCCGATGATGGTGGTGAGCAACACCAGCCGCTACCAGACCGCCTTTACCGTCTCCATCGAGGCGGCACAGGGGGTTACCACCGGCGTGTCGGCTGCCGACCGGGTTGCCACGGTGAAGGCCGCCATTGCCGACGATGCGCAGCCCGGCGACCTCAACCGCCCCGGCCACATCTTTCCGCTCCGCGCCCGGCCGGGTGGGGTGCTGGAACGCCAGGGGCATACCGAGGCGACCGTCGACCTGATGCGGCTTGCGGGCCTGCGCCCCTATGGGGTGCTCTGCGAGCTGACCAACCCGGACGGCACCATGTCGCGCCTGGCCGAGATCGTCCGCTTCGGCGAGCAGCACGGCATCCCGCTGGTGACGGTGGCGGATATCGTTGCCCATCGCCTGCAGGGAACAGTTGCCACGGCGGCCGGTGCCGATCATGCTGCGGCATTCTTCCCGGCTGCGGGTTGA
- a CDS encoding HAMP domain-containing protein: MTLSFGSRVIKTLLSTSIVLSLCGFVGTGRMAGTFAIPDTHPLVAAIRAIFALNIVFTLIALWLYTKRKLLTRVTSIADALERGADGDLTPRVPTEADEIGQLGSNLNTMLSKLGEFAVRVNASLTELRNISLNTTGAANQLVSAAETQSAAVKETGTAITGISASIESLSHEIDTLAQSAVQNAGAISTMSMSIDAVGKNVDVQARAIDEVSTSIVQVAAAVKQIASSVNSLMGAATATATSVAEMDASIKQVEKNAQGATGITEAVRGDALVGQQTVAATILGIGEIRNSTQLTFDAIGSLSRRVKAIGNILLVIDELAEQTNLLALNSAIIAAQAGEHGKGFAVVADQIKGLATRTRNSTQEISDLITGIQKENEQAVNAIKITEKRVEDGVLLSQKSGEALQKIVGGMEVALQQVHDIARTTVEQAKGSQQIRKAMELMSDMVAQIAKSTREQGATSELIISAVDKMKDLTDSVRSSSQEQRSLGVEIADSTRNMSDIIKRIELLRNDQAQRSARISKAVHEMDSATNADLAVVRIMEEGVEILSRQIELLQAEMAKLKVHQ; this comes from the coding sequence ATGACCCTTAGTTTCGGCTCACGGGTTATCAAAACCCTGTTGAGTACCAGTATTGTCTTGAGCCTCTGCGGTTTCGTCGGGACCGGCCGCATGGCCGGCACTTTCGCAATCCCCGATACCCACCCGCTGGTTGCCGCCATCCGCGCCATCTTCGCGCTCAATATCGTGTTCACCCTGATCGCCCTCTGGCTCTACACCAAACGCAAGCTCCTGACCCGGGTTACCAGCATTGCCGATGCCCTGGAGCGGGGTGCGGATGGCGACCTCACCCCCCGCGTCCCGACTGAGGCGGACGAGATCGGACAGTTGGGGAGCAACCTCAACACCATGCTCAGCAAGCTGGGGGAATTTGCCGTGCGGGTCAATGCCTCGCTCACCGAGCTCCGCAACATCTCCCTCAATACCACCGGAGCAGCCAACCAGCTGGTGAGCGCCGCAGAAACCCAGTCGGCAGCCGTCAAGGAGACCGGCACAGCCATCACCGGGATCAGTGCATCCATCGAGAGCCTCTCCCACGAGATCGACACCCTTGCCCAGTCCGCCGTTCAGAATGCCGGCGCCATCAGCACCATGTCCATGAGCATCGACGCCGTGGGAAAGAACGTCGATGTCCAGGCAAGGGCCATCGACGAGGTCAGCACCTCCATCGTCCAGGTCGCCGCAGCGGTAAAGCAGATCGCCAGCAGCGTCAACAGCCTCATGGGTGCGGCCACCGCCACCGCGACGTCCGTGGCTGAAATGGATGCCTCGATCAAACAGGTAGAAAAGAATGCCCAGGGTGCCACCGGCATCACCGAAGCGGTGCGCGGCGATGCCCTGGTCGGGCAGCAGACCGTTGCCGCCACCATCCTGGGGATCGGCGAGATCCGGAACTCCACCCAGCTCACCTTCGATGCCATCGGCAGTCTCTCCCGCCGCGTCAAGGCAATCGGCAACATCCTCCTGGTCATCGACGAACTGGCCGAGCAGACCAACCTGCTGGCCCTCAACTCGGCCATCATTGCCGCCCAGGCAGGGGAGCACGGCAAAGGATTCGCCGTGGTCGCCGACCAGATCAAGGGGCTGGCCACGCGTACCCGCAACTCCACCCAGGAGATTTCCGACCTGATCACCGGTATCCAGAAAGAGAATGAGCAGGCGGTCAACGCTATCAAAATCACGGAAAAACGGGTGGAAGACGGGGTGCTCCTCTCCCAGAAATCGGGCGAAGCCCTGCAGAAGATCGTCGGCGGCATGGAGGTGGCCCTCCAGCAGGTGCACGACATTGCCCGGACCACCGTGGAGCAGGCCAAGGGAAGCCAGCAGATCCGCAAGGCCATGGAACTCATGTCGGACATGGTGGCGCAGATCGCCAAGTCAACCCGCGAACAGGGCGCAACCAGCGAGCTGATCATATCCGCCGTCGACAAGATGAAAGACCTGACCGACAGCGTCAGGTCATCCAGCCAGGAACAGCGCTCCCTCGGGGTAGAGATCGCGGACTCCACCAGGAACATGAGCGATATCATCAAGCGGATCGAGTTGTTGCGCAACGATCAGGCACAACGGAGCGCGCGGATAAGCAAGGCGGTACATGAGATGGACAGCGCCACCAATGCCGACCTGGCGGTGGTCAGAATCATGGAGGAGGGGGTAGAGATCCTCTCCCGGCAAATCGAGCTGCTGCAGGCGGAAATGGCCAAGCTCAAGGTGCACCAATAG
- a CDS encoding PilZ domain-containing protein, whose product MSFNAQVLVSHGDVSFVGTVENLSLKGLFVKTDQKIPLNETVNISLSFKGNKGNLSLGLDGRVVRVTEEGIGLKFGKISIDSLESTLNGGESSASSDCQVPHGLCQAAV is encoded by the coding sequence ATGTCGTTTAACGCACAGGTTCTGGTCAGTCACGGCGATGTGTCCTTTGTCGGGACGGTGGAAAACCTCAGCCTCAAAGGGCTGTTCGTCAAGACGGATCAGAAGATTCCCCTGAACGAGACGGTGAATATCTCCCTCTCATTCAAGGGAAATAAGGGAAATCTCTCCCTGGGGCTGGATGGACGGGTCGTGCGGGTGACCGAAGAGGGGATAGGGCTCAAGTTTGGCAAGATCTCCATCGACTCCCTGGAAAGCACCCTGAACGGCGGCGAAAGCAGTGCCAGCAGCGACTGCCAGGTGCCGCACGGACTCTGCCAGGCTGCCGTCTAG
- a CDS encoding Hsp20 family protein, whose amino-acid sequence MRRQGGHVEVKSSPGRGVEKHEVKTDTPTREGTLPARHPRSLMSTFDDMERWMEESLHRPFLFDFGMRPFSRLFHDLNMVGEVLPSVDIFEEGHEVVVKAEMPGMRREDIDVRLEENRLIITGEKKNEEMVERKDYYRLERSYGSFNRTLLLPEGIRSENATATFRDGILEIRIPREEGHTRKITVE is encoded by the coding sequence ATGAGACGACAGGGAGGCCATGTGGAAGTGAAATCCTCTCCTGGTCGGGGAGTGGAAAAACACGAGGTGAAAACCGATACGCCAACGAGAGAAGGGACGCTGCCAGCCCGGCATCCACGTAGCTTGATGTCGACGTTTGATGACATGGAGCGGTGGATGGAGGAGTCGCTGCATCGACCGTTCCTGTTCGACTTCGGGATGCGGCCGTTCAGCCGACTGTTTCATGACCTGAATATGGTGGGCGAGGTGTTGCCATCGGTGGATATCTTCGAAGAGGGGCACGAAGTGGTGGTGAAGGCGGAAATGCCCGGCATGAGACGTGAGGATATCGATGTCAGGCTGGAAGAGAATCGGCTGATCATCACCGGAGAGAAAAAGAACGAGGAGATGGTCGAGCGGAAAGACTATTATCGACTCGAACGGTCGTACGGATCGTTCAATCGGACGCTCCTTCTGCCGGAAGGGATCAGGAGCGAGAACGCTACTGCCACTTTCAGGGATGGCATCCTGGAAATCAGGATTCCGCGCGAGGAAGGGCATACCAGGAAGATAACGGTCGAATAG
- a CDS encoding cyclic nucleotide-binding domain-containing protein encodes METADILKKSLLFSGLNDGNLGEVAEIATRRSIAKGETLFSEGEPANGFYLLASGGMKLCKISPDGREKVLHFVHPGETFAEAAFFGDGRYPAEARAIDKGEALFFPREAFMGLLERNPQFSLNLIVSLSLLLRRFARQIEELSFAEVPARLAAYLCELIERKSTTFQGKTYLELEMKKGELASRLGTVSETLSRTLRKLREEGIIEVEGSRVIIYDLKRLRELAER; translated from the coding sequence GTGGAAACCGCTGACATTCTCAAAAAATCGCTGCTCTTCTCCGGCCTGAACGATGGAAACCTGGGAGAGGTGGCGGAAATCGCCACCAGGCGCAGCATTGCCAAGGGAGAGACCCTCTTCAGCGAGGGTGAGCCGGCCAATGGCTTTTATCTCCTGGCATCGGGAGGGATGAAGCTCTGCAAAATATCCCCGGACGGCAGGGAGAAAGTACTCCATTTCGTGCACCCCGGCGAAACCTTTGCCGAAGCTGCATTCTTCGGCGACGGGCGGTATCCGGCCGAGGCACGCGCCATCGACAAGGGAGAGGCGCTCTTCTTCCCCCGCGAGGCATTCATGGGGCTTTTAGAGCGCAATCCGCAGTTCTCGCTGAACCTCATCGTCTCCCTGTCGCTGCTCCTGCGCCGGTTTGCGCGCCAGATCGAGGAGCTCTCCTTTGCCGAGGTCCCGGCCCGCCTGGCCGCCTACCTCTGCGAGCTGATCGAGCGCAAATCTACGACCTTCCAGGGGAAGACCTACCTGGAACTGGAGATGAAAAAGGGGGAACTGGCCTCACGGCTGGGAACGGTCAGCGAAACCCTCTCGCGTACGCTCCGCAAGCTGAGGGAAGAGGGAATCATCGAGGTAGAGGGGAGCAGGGTGATCATTTACGACCTGAAGCGGCTGAGAGAGCTGGCGGAAAGATAG
- a CDS encoding DUF296 domain-containing protein — translation MIMGKLPFRGDLLRELNRCAAAQDIQAGTVQVIGSLSRARLSFFDQKIRAYQELDFDAPHEIVSGCGTISLRDDKPTVHLHLAVAGSDGRVMGGHCLEGCTVFAVEFVMVPFRGEAPRRGIDAGDTGLLLWEKALYTD, via the coding sequence ATGATCATGGGGAAATTGCCGTTTCGCGGGGATCTGCTCCGGGAACTGAACAGGTGTGCCGCCGCACAGGATATCCAGGCCGGTACGGTGCAGGTGATCGGTTCTCTTTCCCGGGCGCGGTTGTCGTTCTTCGACCAGAAGATCCGGGCCTACCAAGAGCTGGATTTCGATGCTCCCCACGAGATTGTCTCCGGCTGCGGCACCATTTCTCTGCGCGACGACAAGCCGACAGTGCATCTGCATCTGGCGGTGGCGGGGAGCGACGGCCGGGTCATGGGGGGGCACTGCCTGGAAGGATGCACCGTCTTCGCCGTCGAGTTTGTGATGGTTCCGTTCCGTGGCGAGGCACCGCGTCGGGGCATCGATGCCGGAGATACCGGCCTGCTCTTATGGGAGAAGGCGCTCTATACGGACTGA
- the nrfH gene encoding cytochrome c nitrite reductase small subunit produces MRFPTSPKSRIALFSSGIAGLGILAFLLVGPPQLLARSESPAFCASCHVMEEQHTAWSHAGAHRRIRCVDCHLPNGNHLLHYAWKSIDGLKDVVSFHSGMVPERITLSSHGAKVVQRNCIRCHTEAVSQMDTTRQCWGCHRQLRHRLTGVVAAR; encoded by the coding sequence ATGCGGTTCCCCACATCCCCGAAGAGCAGAATAGCCCTTTTCTCCTCTGGCATTGCCGGTCTTGGCATCCTGGCCTTCCTGCTGGTCGGCCCGCCCCAACTCCTGGCCAGATCGGAATCCCCGGCTTTTTGCGCCAGCTGCCACGTCATGGAAGAGCAGCACACCGCCTGGAGCCATGCCGGCGCCCACCGGCGCATCCGCTGCGTAGACTGTCACCTCCCCAATGGCAATCACCTGCTGCACTATGCCTGGAAATCGATCGACGGTCTGAAGGATGTGGTGTCGTTTCACTCGGGGATGGTCCCGGAGCGGATCACCCTGTCCAGCCACGGCGCAAAGGTCGTGCAGCGCAATTGCATCCGCTGTCACACGGAAGCGGTTTCACAGATGGATACCACCCGGCAGTGCTGGGGATGTCATCGGCAGCTGCGCCACCGGCTTACCGGCGTCGTCGCGGCCAGATAG
- a CDS encoding endonuclease/exonuclease/phosphatase family protein: MRVATFNLENLFSRPVSMNYPDNATGLPVLNDFHRLNTLLRQTVYTDKIKREIEALDDTYALTDHAADHEQIILREIRGQLWRRSESGTRTWLAKGAGDFLGWGELVRETIDDRAIDNTALVLAEVAADIQVLVEVEDRVTLQRFNDDLLVPKLQERGREPFRHVLLMDGNDSRGIDVGLLSRLPVESMKTHVELRNAAGNPLFSRDCAQFVCTLPGRAPLVILANHFTSQGSDRYGKRRKEQAAEVARLVDAALTITPHVIVAGDLNEAPEKGNLAALLGHPQLKDAMALDAYPEKSRFPGTYQSGAKAKKLDYLLLSKVLQGKVRAVGVERRGYRSSKWKPFATVTNAREQASDHHCVWVDLDL, from the coding sequence ATGCGCGTAGCAACCTTCAATCTTGAAAACCTGTTCAGCCGGCCGGTTTCGATGAACTACCCTGACAATGCCACGGGGTTGCCAGTGCTCAACGATTTTCACCGGCTCAACACCCTGCTGCGCCAGACCGTCTACACCGACAAGATCAAGCGGGAGATCGAGGCGCTTGACGATACATACGCGCTTACCGACCACGCTGCCGACCATGAGCAGATCATCCTGCGCGAGATCCGCGGGCAGCTCTGGCGCCGAAGCGAGAGCGGAACGCGGACCTGGCTCGCCAAAGGGGCGGGCGATTTCCTCGGCTGGGGCGAACTGGTGCGGGAAACCATAGACGACCGGGCCATCGACAATACCGCCCTGGTGCTTGCCGAGGTTGCGGCGGACATCCAGGTGTTGGTGGAGGTTGAGGACCGGGTGACGCTGCAGCGTTTTAACGACGACCTGCTGGTCCCGAAGCTGCAGGAGCGGGGCAGGGAGCCGTTCCGCCATGTGCTGCTGATGGACGGCAACGACAGCCGGGGGATCGATGTGGGGCTTTTGTCGCGGCTCCCGGTCGAGTCGATGAAGACCCACGTGGAGCTGCGCAATGCCGCGGGCAACCCGCTCTTCTCGCGGGACTGCGCCCAGTTCGTCTGCACGCTGCCCGGCCGGGCGCCGCTGGTCATCCTGGCGAATCATTTCACCAGCCAGGGCTCGGACCGCTATGGCAAACGGCGAAAGGAACAGGCGGCAGAGGTGGCAAGGCTCGTGGATGCTGCCCTGACAATCACTCCTCACGTGATTGTCGCCGGGGACCTGAACGAAGCGCCGGAAAAGGGGAACCTCGCCGCCTTGCTCGGCCATCCGCAGCTGAAGGACGCCATGGCGCTGGATGCCTACCCGGAAAAGAGCAGATTCCCTGGCACGTACCAGTCCGGGGCCAAAGCGAAGAAGCTCGACTATCTGCTGCTGTCGAAGGTGCTGCAGGGGAAGGTCCGGGCCGTGGGGGTCGAGCGGCGCGGCTACCGGTCATCCAAATGGAAGCCGTTTGCGACCGTGACCAATGCGCGGGAGCAGGCGTCCGACCATCACTGCGTCTGGGTTGATCTCGACCTGTAG
- a CDS encoding diguanylate cyclase has translation MKPGLRIYLIAGTPSLASQMEIRLQSKGHQVFTLEGFCNLIGFAYNDPPDLFILDISAGDEVTFSIIRELKRDSYFSVVPIIGLMSESMARSFDWTETPLDDFIFLPVSYPELFTRIDLSVQRIRRVFDNNALTRLPGNTSIQHAVERVIGKPMAICHVDINHFKPYNDVYGFSHGDEVLRMLARIIFNSVKESGGGFTGHIGGDDFVFIVPIERAEQVSQEIIRNFTAIIADLFGEQEKTCGYYIGYNRRGQKEQIPLLGLAIGIVHGNNPNIRHYGKVAEVAAELKAFAKKSESSCYVVDKRTSPARTAKVEE, from the coding sequence ATGAAACCCGGACTTAGGATCTACCTGATCGCCGGTACGCCGTCGCTGGCATCGCAGATGGAGATCCGCCTGCAGAGCAAAGGGCACCAGGTATTCACCCTTGAAGGATTCTGCAATCTCATCGGGTTTGCCTATAACGACCCTCCTGACCTTTTCATCCTGGATATTTCAGCGGGTGACGAGGTTACCTTTTCCATAATCCGGGAGCTTAAGAGGGACAGCTACTTCAGTGTCGTCCCGATCATCGGTCTCATGAGCGAGTCCATGGCCCGCAGTTTCGACTGGACAGAGACGCCTCTCGACGATTTTATCTTCCTGCCGGTGAGTTATCCCGAACTCTTCACCCGCATTGATCTGTCCGTGCAGCGGATTCGACGTGTGTTCGACAACAATGCGCTGACCCGCCTGCCGGGCAACACCTCCATCCAGCATGCCGTCGAACGGGTTATCGGCAAGCCGATGGCCATCTGCCACGTGGATATCAATCACTTCAAACCTTATAACGATGTCTATGGTTTTTCCCACGGCGACGAGGTTTTGCGCATGCTGGCCAGGATCATATTCAATTCGGTCAAGGAGTCGGGGGGGGGATTCACGGGGCATATCGGCGGCGACGATTTTGTTTTCATCGTTCCGATCGAGCGGGCAGAGCAGGTGAGTCAGGAGATCATCCGCAATTTTACCGCCATCATTGCCGACCTCTTCGGCGAACAGGAAAAGACCTGCGGCTACTATATCGGTTACAACCGGCGGGGGCAGAAGGAACAGATCCCGCTGCTCGGGCTTGCCATTGGCATTGTCCATGGCAATAACCCCAATATCCGTCATTACGGCAAGGTTGCCGAGGTTGCCGCCGAACTCAAGGCCTTTGCCAAGAAGTCCGAGAGCAGCTGCTATGTGGTCGATAAGCGAACCAGCCCGGCACGGACTGCAAAGGTAGAAGAATAA
- a CDS encoding cysteine synthase, translated as MARNPFQLISNIGNTPLIELTSINCNPRVRILAKLEGNNPGGSIKDRPALYMLTKAEESGELVPGKTILEPTSGNTGIALAMLGAAKGYRVKLVMPACVSLERRSVLEAFGAEVVLSPHDEATDGAIRMAHRILENDPERYYMPNQYANRNNVLAHYETTGPEILRQANGEVDVFVAGMGTGGTLMGVGAYLHEQKPGVRIVGVEPTLGHKVQGLKNMKEAIVPAIYHEEALDRKITVLDEEAFAFARELATHEGLFVGMSSGAAVAGALSMAQEMESGTIVTILPDRGDRYLSTSLFRSMCASCPP; from the coding sequence ATGGCACGTAATCCGTTTCAACTGATCAGCAACATCGGCAACACCCCGCTCATCGAGCTGACTTCGATCAACTGCAACCCCCGGGTCAGGATCCTGGCCAAGCTGGAGGGGAACAACCCCGGTGGCTCCATCAAGGACCGCCCGGCGCTCTACATGCTGACAAAGGCTGAGGAGAGCGGCGAACTGGTACCGGGCAAGACCATCCTCGAACCGACTTCCGGGAATACCGGCATTGCCTTGGCCATGCTCGGTGCTGCCAAGGGATACCGGGTGAAGCTGGTCATGCCGGCATGTGTCAGCCTGGAGCGCCGTAGCGTCCTGGAGGCCTTTGGCGCCGAAGTGGTTCTCTCTCCCCACGACGAAGCGACTGACGGCGCCATCCGGATGGCACATCGCATTCTGGAGAACGATCCCGAGCGCTACTACATGCCCAACCAGTATGCCAACCGCAACAACGTCCTGGCCCATTACGAGACCACCGGTCCCGAGATCCTCCGGCAGGCAAATGGGGAGGTCGATGTCTTCGTGGCCGGAATGGGGACGGGCGGGACCCTGATGGGGGTGGGCGCCTACCTCCACGAGCAGAAACCGGGCGTCAGGATCGTCGGAGTCGAGCCAACCCTCGGTCACAAGGTCCAAGGGCTCAAGAACATGAAAGAGGCGATCGTTCCCGCGATTTATCACGAGGAGGCGCTGGATCGGAAGATCACTGTTCTCGACGAGGAGGCGTTTGCCTTTGCCCGCGAACTGGCTACTCACGAAGGGCTTTTTGTCGGGATGTCCAGCGGTGCGGCCGTGGCGGGAGCCCTGTCCATGGCCCAGGAGATGGAGAGCGGCACCATCGTCACGATTCTCCCCGACCGGGGGGACCGTTATCTCAGTACCTCGCTCTTCAGGTCGATGTGCGCTTCCTGCCCCCCGTAA
- a CDS encoding rubredoxin: protein MQSYLCTICGYTYDPAAGDPDNGIAPGTPFADLPADWVCPVCGVGKELFEPIEG from the coding sequence ATGCAAAGCTATCTCTGCACCATCTGCGGCTACACCTATGACCCGGCAGCAGGAGACCCCGACAACGGGATCGCCCCCGGCACACCGTTTGCCGATCTGCCGGCTGACTGGGTCTGCCCGGTTTGCGGCGTCGGTAAGGAGCTGTTCGAACCGATCGAGGGATGA